The Nocardioides sp. S5 genome includes a window with the following:
- a CDS encoding sigma factor-like helix-turn-helix DNA-binding protein, which yields MDAEDSGEESPLGELMRIARAKHELAAAEAVAVRRARIHGYSWAEIGTMLGVSKQAMHKKYGKFA from the coding sequence GTGGATGCCGAGGACTCGGGGGAGGAGAGCCCCTTGGGGGAGCTGATGCGGATCGCACGTGCCAAGCACGAGCTCGCCGCAGCCGAGGCGGTGGCCGTCCGCCGCGCCCGGATCCACGGCTACAGCTGGGCGGAGATCGGAACCATGCTGGGCGTCAGCAAGCAGGCCATGCACAAGAAGTACGGGAAGTTCGCGTGA
- a CDS encoding maleylpyruvate isomerase family mycothiol-dependent enzyme, with product MTPAPDRSWLDLLRTQAERFAQVVEHGDPAREVISCPGWTLRDLTDHLGGVHQWAAHAVVEGDPSLEPEPAPPAGAAGLAAWYRRYATTLVDVLTARPAEAPAWTLDRDDRTAGFWRRRQVHEVTMHLWDAEHALGMAQPIEPALAGTAWRRSSTSCTRVRYGWGVRQLGRPPSGSRHRTSTRAS from the coding sequence GTGACCCCGGCGCCCGACCGCAGTTGGCTCGACCTGCTGCGCACGCAGGCCGAGCGGTTCGCCCAGGTCGTCGAGCACGGCGACCCAGCCCGGGAGGTCATCTCGTGCCCGGGGTGGACGCTGCGTGACCTGACCGACCACCTCGGCGGCGTGCACCAGTGGGCCGCCCACGCTGTCGTCGAGGGCGACCCGAGCCTCGAGCCCGAGCCGGCACCGCCTGCAGGCGCCGCCGGACTGGCCGCCTGGTACCGCCGGTACGCCACGACCCTCGTCGACGTCCTCACGGCTCGACCAGCGGAGGCGCCCGCGTGGACCCTGGATCGCGACGACAGGACCGCTGGCTTCTGGCGGCGGCGCCAGGTCCACGAGGTCACGATGCACCTCTGGGACGCCGAGCACGCCCTGGGCATGGCGCAGCCGATCGAGCCGGCGCTCGCTGGGACGGCGTGGCGGAGGTCGTCCACATCCTGTACCCGCGTCAGGTACGGCTGGGGCGTACGACAGCTCGGACGACCGCCGTCCGGCTCACGCCATCGGACCTCGACGAGAGCATCGTGA